The Trichoplusia ni isolate ovarian cell line Hi5 chromosome 17, tn1, whole genome shotgun sequence genome includes a region encoding these proteins:
- the LOC113502374 gene encoding cuticle protein 19-like, which yields MLQGHPKYEFAYQVSDPHTHDIKSQHETRDGHVVHGEYSLHQPDGRVRTVKYHADHKTGFNADVHYSGHAQHIVPEHPHHH from the exons atgctTCAGGGTCATCCTAAGTACGAGTTCGCTTACCAAGTGTCGGACCCTCACACACACGACATCAAGTCCCAGCACGAGACGCGCGACGGTCACGTCGTGCACGGCGAGTACAGCCTGCACCAGCCCGACGGCAGGGTCAGGACTGTCAAGTACCACGCCGACCACAAGACTGG ATTCAACGCCGACGTACACTACTCCGGTCACGCTCAACACATCGTCCCTGAACACCCTCACCACCACTGA